The following are encoded together in the Dickeya lacustris genome:
- a CDS encoding DMT family transporter — protein MNIVLYCAVVLIWGTTWIAISLQQGSIAAEVSIFWRFAIASSLLMAFLIFTGRLRPLSVRAHLLCLAQGITVFGINFWCFYHAVAFIPSGLESVIFSMAVLFNALNSRLFFATRLTRNVMLAAPLGLSGMVLLFWRDLLNMDSHPQQLWGIGLSLLGTYGFSLGNMISTQHQRQGRDIMTTNAWGMLYSALVMGGLAALLGYRFMPEFSRHYLGSLFYLSLFGSVIGFGAYFALVGRIGASQAAYATLLFPLVALSVSTVYEGYQWHTNAIIGMVLILLGNAVMFYRPRERTAPIVLQR, from the coding sequence ATGAACATCGTGCTTTATTGCGCCGTGGTGCTGATTTGGGGCACCACCTGGATTGCTATCAGCCTACAGCAAGGCAGCATCGCCGCTGAGGTTTCTATTTTCTGGCGCTTTGCCATCGCCTCGTCATTACTGATGGCGTTTTTGATATTCACCGGGCGTCTGCGCCCATTGAGCGTGCGGGCGCACCTGTTGTGTCTGGCGCAAGGCATCACCGTCTTTGGCATCAACTTTTGGTGTTTTTATCACGCGGTCGCTTTTATTCCAAGCGGGCTGGAGTCGGTGATTTTTTCCATGGCGGTGCTGTTTAACGCGCTCAACAGCCGCCTGTTTTTCGCCACGCGTCTGACGCGAAACGTCATGCTGGCCGCGCCGCTGGGTCTCTCGGGCATGGTGTTACTGTTCTGGCGTGACTTGCTGAATATGGATAGCCACCCGCAGCAGCTCTGGGGCATTGGCTTAAGTTTACTGGGCACCTACGGCTTCTCACTCGGCAACATGATAAGCACCCAGCATCAGCGGCAGGGCCGCGATATCATGACCACCAATGCCTGGGGCATGCTCTATAGCGCGCTGGTCATGGGCGGCCTTGCCGCGTTGCTGGGCTATCGCTTTATGCCGGAATTCTCGCGGCACTATCTCGGCTCGCTATTTTACCTGTCACTGTTTGGCTCGGTTATCGGCTTTGGCGCCTATTTCGCGCTGGTCGGGCGCATCGGTGCCAGTCAGGCGGCGTATGCAACCCTGCTGTTTCCGCTGGTGGCGCTGTCTGTCTCAACGGTTTATGAAGGCTATCAGTGGCATACGAATGCAATTATCGGGATGGTGCTTATCCTGCTGGGTAATGCGGTGATGTTCTATCGCCCACGCGAACGCACCGCGCCCATCGTTTTGCAACGCTAA
- a CDS encoding helix-turn-helix transcriptional regulator, whose protein sequence is MKSASVNHYEAFEALQHYKTRLEQTVTLDNQVQLALWQNAHDRVTLENTRHHTLSMYVQEGYESYHKRPDGWFNGGAPGRFCLMPQQSQSTWDIRGHLRFVHFYCTDQHLRHLAEQTWDRSPSSLCLDERIFVSDPALQALYQHFLLGSDWADPASQLLLSSTSTLVMLHLLRHYSQPHWQAPVSRGGLAPAVLQRVKALIEDHLADGLTLAALAAEAGLSEFHFARMFQHSEGVSPHQYVMARRLAQAKQWLCHSPRSITEIALGCGFSSSSHFSQRFRAHYGMTPSALRRQHLG, encoded by the coding sequence ATGAAATCAGCGAGCGTCAACCACTACGAGGCATTTGAAGCCTTACAGCACTACAAAACCCGGCTGGAGCAGACGGTGACGCTGGACAATCAGGTGCAACTGGCGCTGTGGCAGAATGCGCACGATCGCGTCACGCTGGAAAACACGCGCCACCACACGCTGAGTATGTATGTGCAAGAGGGGTATGAGAGTTATCACAAGCGGCCTGATGGCTGGTTTAACGGCGGCGCTCCGGGGCGCTTTTGCCTGATGCCGCAGCAAAGTCAGTCAACCTGGGATATTCGCGGGCACCTGCGGTTTGTGCATTTTTACTGTACCGACCAGCATCTGCGCCATCTGGCGGAGCAAACCTGGGATCGCAGCCCGTCATCGCTGTGCCTGGATGAGCGTATTTTTGTCTCCGACCCGGCGCTACAGGCGCTGTATCAGCATTTCTTGCTCGGTAGCGACTGGGCAGACCCGGCCAGCCAACTGTTGCTCAGTTCCACCTCAACGCTGGTGATGCTGCATTTGTTGCGTCACTACAGTCAACCGCATTGGCAGGCTCCCGTCAGCCGGGGCGGTCTGGCTCCGGCGGTGCTGCAACGGGTCAAGGCATTGATTGAAGATCACCTGGCTGACGGGTTGACGCTGGCGGCACTGGCGGCAGAGGCTGGGTTGAGCGAATTCCATTTCGCGCGGATGTTCCAGCATAGCGAAGGCGTCAGCCCGCATCAGTATGTGATGGCGCGGCGACTGGCGCAGGCGAAACAGTGGTTATGCCACAGCCCGCGCTCTATTACCGAGATAGCGCTGGGCTGTGGATTCAGCTCCTCCAGCCATTTTAGCCAGCGTTTTCGCGCGCACTATGGCATGACCCCATCGGCACTGCGCCGCCAGCACCTAGGCTGA
- the pepT gene encoding peptidase T — MSNNLERQLTHRFSRYLAVTSQSEASATTLPSTPGQGEMAQLLAQELRALGLSQVQVDEQAIVTALLPGNTPGAPRIGFIAHIDTVDVGLSAQIHPQILRFTGDDLCLNPQQDIWLRVSEHPEILPYLGQEILFSDGTSVLGADNKAAVSVVMTLLENLRDGQPHGDIAVAFVPDEEIGLRGAKALDLARFAVDFAYTIDCCELGEVVYENFNAAAAEIRFTGVTAHPMSAKGVLVNPLLMAHDFISLFDRQHTPEQTEGREGYIWFNDIHANANEAVLKASIRDFDLNGLAQRKQQIAQAAHTIAQRYPRGAVSHHIVDIYSNISNALGKDRRALDLLFHAMNQLGIPAKVIAMRGGTDGAALSAKGIFTPNFFTGAHNFHSRFEFLPLPSFVKSYQVAYTLCLLAAQTSAANHSA; from the coding sequence ATGAGCAATAACCTGGAACGCCAGTTGACCCACCGTTTCTCGCGCTATCTGGCCGTCACCAGCCAGAGCGAGGCGAGCGCGACCACCTTACCCAGCACGCCGGGACAAGGGGAAATGGCGCAATTGCTGGCGCAGGAGCTACGTGCGCTGGGGCTCAGTCAGGTTCAGGTTGATGAGCAGGCTATCGTCACCGCCCTGCTTCCCGGCAACACGCCCGGCGCACCGCGTATTGGTTTTATCGCCCACATTGACACGGTTGATGTCGGCTTATCGGCACAGATTCACCCGCAAATATTGCGCTTTACCGGCGACGATCTGTGCCTGAACCCACAGCAGGACATCTGGCTGCGGGTGAGCGAGCACCCGGAGATCCTGCCCTATCTGGGGCAAGAGATTTTGTTTAGCGATGGCACCAGCGTATTGGGCGCGGATAACAAAGCCGCCGTCAGCGTGGTGATGACGTTGCTGGAAAACCTGCGCGATGGCCAGCCGCACGGGGATATTGCGGTGGCGTTCGTACCCGATGAAGAGATTGGCCTGCGGGGTGCCAAAGCGCTCGATCTGGCGCGTTTTGCGGTTGATTTCGCCTACACCATTGATTGCTGTGAACTCGGCGAAGTGGTGTATGAGAATTTTAATGCGGCGGCGGCGGAAATCCGTTTTACCGGCGTTACCGCGCACCCGATGTCGGCCAAAGGCGTGCTGGTGAACCCGCTGCTTATGGCGCACGACTTTATCAGCCTGTTTGACCGCCAGCACACCCCGGAACAGACCGAGGGACGGGAAGGTTACATCTGGTTTAACGATATCCACGCCAACGCCAACGAAGCGGTACTGAAAGCGTCGATTCGCGATTTCGACCTGAATGGCTTGGCGCAGCGCAAACAGCAGATAGCGCAAGCGGCGCACACCATCGCGCAGCGCTACCCTCGCGGTGCCGTCAGCCACCACATCGTGGATATTTACAGCAATATCAGCAACGCCCTGGGCAAAGACCGGCGCGCGCTGGATTTGCTGTTTCACGCCATGAACCAGTTAGGCATTCCCGCAAAAGTCATTGCGATGCGCGGCGGTACCGATGGCGCAGCGCTGTCAGCCAAGGGGATTTTTACGCCGAATTTTTTCACCGGCGCGCATAACTTCCACTCCCGGTTTGAGTTCTTGCCGCTGCCTTCGTTCGTAAAATCGTATCAGGTGGCGTACACGCTGTGCCTGCTGGCCGCACAGACGTCGGCGGCCAACCACTCAGCCTAG
- a CDS encoding ABC transporter substrate-binding protein, whose translation MIRSALAGLMLAASALASANTLVYCSEGSPENFNPQLYTSGTSVDASAVPVYNRLVDFHVGTTDLVPSLAERWEISPDGTQYTFHLRRGVKFHHNAQFTPSRDFNADDVIFSFQRQRDLNHPYHNVSGGTYANFESLALRSLITAIDRVDDNTVRFTLSHAESPFLADLAWYFASVLSAEYAEKMLKAGTPEKVDLEPIGTGPFQLVQYQKDARILYQAFPAYWQGKAPIDRLVFSITPDASVRYAKLRKNECQVMPFPNPAELAEMKTNPDVTLMHKAGLNIGFLAFNTQKAPFDNLKVRQALMLAINKPAIIDAVFQGTGTVAKNLLPPGVWSAANDLNDTPYDPQKAKALLQEAGWVAGTAVDLWAMPVQRPYNPNARRMAEMIQADWAKVGVKANIVSYEWGEYLKRVKAGEHQAALMGWTTATGDPDNFFGPLFTCAAANGGSNSAKWCYAPFDRLISTARAESDKQKRTELYRQAQVIMQEQAPAVMIAHSTIFEPVRTSVRGYEIDPFGKHIFYPVTLAQ comes from the coding sequence ATGATACGCAGCGCGCTTGCTGGCCTGATGCTGGCCGCCAGTGCGCTGGCCTCGGCCAATACGCTGGTTTACTGCTCGGAAGGTTCGCCGGAAAACTTTAACCCGCAGCTCTACACTTCCGGCACCAGCGTCGATGCCAGCGCGGTACCGGTCTATAATCGACTGGTGGATTTTCACGTCGGCACCACGGATCTGGTGCCCAGCCTGGCCGAGCGTTGGGAAATCAGCCCGGATGGAACGCAATATACCTTTCACCTGCGCCGGGGGGTGAAATTCCACCACAATGCCCAATTTACCCCCAGCCGCGATTTCAATGCCGATGATGTCATCTTCTCGTTTCAGCGCCAGCGTGACCTGAATCACCCGTACCATAACGTGTCCGGCGGCACCTACGCCAACTTTGAAAGCCTGGCGCTACGCAGCCTGATCACCGCTATCGACCGGGTGGACGATAACACGGTGCGCTTTACTCTGAGCCACGCCGAGTCGCCTTTCCTGGCCGATCTCGCCTGGTATTTCGCCTCGGTGCTGTCAGCGGAATATGCCGAGAAGATGCTCAAGGCCGGTACGCCAGAGAAGGTCGATTTGGAACCCATCGGCACCGGGCCTTTCCAGTTAGTGCAATATCAAAAAGATGCGCGCATTTTGTATCAGGCGTTTCCGGCATATTGGCAAGGTAAGGCCCCTATTGACCGGCTGGTCTTTAGCATTACGCCGGATGCGTCGGTGCGTTATGCCAAACTGCGCAAGAACGAGTGTCAGGTGATGCCGTTCCCAAATCCGGCAGAACTGGCGGAGATGAAAACTAACCCGGATGTGACGCTGATGCACAAAGCCGGTTTGAATATCGGTTTTTTGGCGTTTAACACCCAAAAAGCGCCGTTTGATAACCTGAAGGTGCGCCAGGCATTGATGCTGGCCATTAATAAACCGGCCATCATTGACGCGGTATTTCAGGGCACCGGCACCGTGGCGAAAAACCTGCTGCCGCCCGGTGTGTGGAGTGCGGCCAACGATCTGAACGACACCCCATACGACCCGCAGAAAGCCAAAGCGTTACTGCAAGAGGCCGGGTGGGTGGCCGGTACCGCAGTGGATTTGTGGGCCATGCCGGTGCAACGGCCCTATAACCCGAATGCCCGGCGCATGGCGGAGATGATTCAGGCGGATTGGGCGAAGGTCGGGGTAAAGGCCAATATCGTCAGTTATGAGTGGGGCGAATACCTCAAGCGGGTGAAAGCGGGTGAGCATCAGGCGGCATTAATGGGCTGGACGACCGCCACCGGCGACCCGGACAACTTTTTCGGCCCGCTATTTACCTGTGCGGCCGCCAACGGCGGGTCTAATTCGGCCAAATGGTGCTATGCGCCGTTTGACCGGTTAATCAGCACGGCTCGGGCCGAGTCGGATAAGCAAAAACGCACCGAGTTATATCGTCAGGCGCAAGTGATAATGCAAGAGCAGGCTCCGGCGGTGATGATAGCCCATTCGACCATTTTTGAGCCGGTGCGCACCTCGGTACGGGGTTATGAGATAGACCCGTTCGGCAAACACATTTTCTATCCGGTGACGCTGGCGCAGTAA
- the dusC gene encoding tRNA dihydrouridine(16) synthase DusC — protein sequence MRVLLAPMEGVLDSLVRELLTEVNDYDLCITEFLRVVDSRLPVKAFYRLCPELRHGSRTPSGTPVRVQLLGQHPQWLAENAERAVELGSWGVDLNCGCPSKMVNGSGGGATLLKDPDLIYRAAKAMREAVPAALPVTVKVRLGWDSPAAQFEIADAVQQAGASELVVHGRTKEDGYRADKINWAAIGEIRARLRIPVIANGEIWDWASAQACLAATGCDAVMIGRGALNVPNLSRVIKYREARMAWTEVVTLLQRYVRLEKQGDTGLYHVARIKQWLGYLRKEYDEASELFSQVRALNTSAQIAQVIDAA from the coding sequence ATGCGCGTGTTATTGGCCCCGATGGAGGGCGTCCTGGATTCACTGGTGCGCGAACTGCTCACCGAGGTGAATGACTACGATCTGTGTATTACCGAGTTTTTGCGGGTGGTGGATAGCCGCCTGCCGGTGAAGGCGTTCTACCGGTTGTGCCCGGAATTGCGTCACGGCAGTCGCACGCCATCAGGCACGCCGGTGCGGGTGCAACTGCTCGGGCAACATCCCCAATGGCTGGCGGAGAACGCCGAGCGCGCGGTTGAGCTTGGCTCGTGGGGGGTGGATTTGAACTGCGGCTGCCCGTCGAAAATGGTCAATGGCAGCGGCGGCGGCGCGACGCTGTTAAAAGACCCGGATTTAATCTACCGTGCCGCCAAAGCGATGCGAGAAGCGGTGCCCGCTGCCTTGCCTGTCACCGTAAAGGTGCGGCTGGGCTGGGACTCGCCGGCCGCACAGTTTGAGATTGCCGATGCGGTGCAGCAGGCCGGGGCCAGCGAGCTGGTAGTGCATGGCCGTACCAAAGAAGATGGCTACCGGGCGGATAAGATTAACTGGGCGGCAATTGGCGAGATTCGGGCGCGGCTGCGCATCCCGGTGATTGCCAACGGTGAAATTTGGGACTGGGCCAGTGCGCAGGCGTGTCTGGCGGCAACCGGTTGTGATGCGGTGATGATAGGTCGCGGCGCACTGAATGTGCCGAATTTAAGCCGGGTGATTAAATACCGCGAAGCGCGCATGGCATGGACTGAGGTGGTCACGCTACTGCAGCGCTACGTGCGGCTGGAAAAACAGGGCGATACCGGCTTGTATCACGTGGCGCGCATCAAACAGTGGCTGGGGTATTTGCGTAAAGAATATGACGAGGCCAGCGAGCTGTTTAGCCAGGTTCGCGCACTCAATACATCGGCACAGATAGCACAGGTTATCGATGCCGCGTAG
- a CDS encoding VOC family protein — protein MLSGFNHLTLSVRDLSRSLAFYQQLLGFELQAHWENGAYLSLPGLWLCLSQESMRGEISAGYTHYALSIDAGAFAPFCQRLREAGVTQWKDNRSEGESFYFLDPDGHQLEIHVGDLASRLDACRSNPYAEMKIHQRDQKDNF, from the coding sequence ATGTTATCCGGTTTTAATCATCTGACGCTTTCCGTACGCGATTTATCGCGCAGCCTGGCGTTTTACCAGCAATTACTGGGGTTTGAGCTACAGGCGCACTGGGAGAACGGGGCGTATCTGTCGTTACCCGGGCTGTGGTTATGCCTGTCACAGGAGTCTATGCGAGGTGAGATTAGCGCTGGCTATACCCATTATGCCTTGAGTATTGATGCCGGGGCGTTTGCGCCATTTTGCCAGCGCCTGCGTGAGGCGGGCGTCACACAATGGAAAGATAATCGCAGCGAAGGAGAATCGTTCTATTTTCTTGACCCGGATGGCCATCAGCTTGAAATCCACGTGGGTGATTTAGCCTCGCGGCTGGATGCCTGCCGGAGCAATCCGTATGCAGAAATGAAGATTCATCAAAGAGATCAAAAAGATAACTTTTGA